From a region of the Eretmochelys imbricata isolate rEreImb1 chromosome 6, rEreImb1.hap1, whole genome shotgun sequence genome:
- the LOC144266457 gene encoding olfactory receptor-like protein COR4, which translates to MAGGNCTTVTEFILTGLTDRLELQVPLFAMFLVIYGITLVWNLGTMVLIRIDPRLHTPMYFFLKNLSLVDVCYSTVITPKMLMSFLAERKAISYTACIIQYFSFILFVISECLLLAVMAYDRYVAICNPLLYTVIMSPKHCLRLAAGSYLWAFLNSVIHTSGLLRLSYCHSNLLNHFFCDINPLLKLSSSGTYVNELLVFLFGSLIEVISIGTILISYILIIATVLQIRPTDSRCKAFSTCTSHLTAVSMFHGTILFMYFRPSASYMLDTDKMASVFYTVVIPMLNPLVYSLRNKDVMDALRRAIETKLRAHFPPKGVIIGQPNHSMAALHT; encoded by the coding sequence ATGGCGGGAGGAAATTGTACGACAGTGACCGAGTTCATTCTCACAGGACTGACAGATCGTCtggagctgcaggtccccctcTTCGCgatgttcctagtgatctatGGTATCACCCTGGTGTGGAATCTGGGAACGATGGTTTTAATCAGGATCGACCCCCgacttcacacccccatgtacttcttcctcaaGAATTTGTCCCTCGTGGATGTCTGTTACTCCACAGTCATCACTCCCAAGATGCTGATGAGCTTCTTAGCCGAGAGGAAAGCTATTTCCTACACAGCTTGCATCATCCAATATTTTAGCTTCATATTGTTTGTCATCTCTGAGTGCCTTCTGCTGGCAGTAATGGCGTACGACCGTTATGTagccatctgtaacccactgctgTACACAGTCATCATGTCACCAAAGCACTGCCTACGGCTGGCAGCTGGTTCATATCTATGGGCCTTCCTGAACTCTGTGATACACACAAGTGGTTTACTAAGATTATCCTACTGCCACTCCAATCTCCTGAATCATTTTTTCTGTGATATCAACCCACTTCTAAAGCTTTCCTCTTCTGGAACCTATGTCAACGAACTACTTGTTTTCCTCTTTGGCAGTCTGATAGAGGTGATCAGCATTGGGACCATCCTCATCTCATACATCTTAATTATTGCAACTGTGCTGCAGATTCGCCCCACCGACAGCAGgtgcaaagccttctccacctgcacctcccacctGACGGCCGTCTCCATGTTTCATGGGACAATTCTCTTCATGTACTTCCGACCCAGCGCCAGCTACATGCTGGACACAGACAAAATGGCCTCCGTGTTCTACACGGTGGTGATCCCCATGCTGAACCCCCTCGTCTACAGCTTGAGGAACAAGGATGTGATGGATGCACTGAGGAGAGCAATAGAGACAAAATTGAGGGCCCATTTTCCCCCAAAGGGTGTCATAATAGGACAACCAAATCATTCAATGGCTGCTCTGCACACATAG